The Cygnus atratus isolate AKBS03 ecotype Queensland, Australia chromosome 2, CAtr_DNAZoo_HiC_assembly, whole genome shotgun sequence genome window below encodes:
- the LOC126913167 gene encoding translation initiation factor IF-2-like, producing the protein MRTRKPPCPVEKVWVDKHKYDEAERLHYEREATLAAAAAAPEECPEVEAVNGVCNDDPAEGELRGDPKRGRNGKKQRKRKRSPKPKGAASKADSVLSGLSADRVWFEKPFYDRAENLYNKKRVDCQSREAAETELAAERPAPKAVQDAPKPRMLAAALPCSHGSLSACHHLVQGVWVNKVDFDKAEKVFVERSRLFVPPGVLALPSVPPNAENGGPRTPDEGYGTALPTPATPSSAPDAVSPAPLVTGSPASPRQTVNGKPQASSLRALVAEVWLEKPLYDGAEKSFYENMFDGPPPEKAEQRQQRRCPEASKDPREDGKNPGAGQKEGAEHPEAASSSPPPSSFFLHEDSEAVWLSKPTYDRAESRHYAAEALKASREGVEGPQAPLGKPSRPAAKASTTPAPGTK; encoded by the coding sequence ATGAGGACGAGGAAGCCTCCGTGCCCGGTGGAGAAAGTGTGGGTGGACAAACACAAGTACGACGAAGCCGAGAGGCTGCACTACGAACGAGAAGCGACGctggcggccgccgccgccgcccccgaGGAGTGCCCGGAGGTGGAGGCTGTGAACGGAGTCTGCAACGACGACCCCGCCGAGGGTGAGCTCAGGGGGGACCCGAAACGAGGGAGGAACgggaagaagcagaggaagaggaagcgCTCTCCGAAACCCAAAGGCGCGGCCTCCAAGGCGGACTCGGTCCTGAGCGGTTTGTCCGCCGACCGCGTGTGGTTTGAGAAGCCCTTCTACGACCGCGCCGAGAACTTGTACAATAAAAAGAGAGTGGATTGTCAGAGCCGGGAGGCGGCTGAGACTGAGCTCGCCGCTGAGCGGCCCGCGCCGAAAGCCGTCCAGGATGCCCCCAAGCCACGGATGCTCGcggcagccctgccctgctcccacgGCAGCCTGAGCGCCTGTCACCACCTCGTTCAGGGTGTCTGGGTCAACAAGGTCGACTTCGATAAGGCCGAGAAGGTGTTCGTCGAAAGGTCTCGGCTCTTCGTTCCTCCGGGCGTCCTCGCCCTTCCCTCCGTCCCGCCCAACGCTGAGAACGGCGGGCCGAGAACGCCGGACGAAGGCTACGGGACGGCCCTGCCGACTCCCGCCACGCCGAGCTCGGCCCCAGACGCCgtcagccctgctcccctcgTCACCGGCTCGCCGGCCTCCCCCCGCCAGACGGTGAACGGTAAGCCGCAGGCTTCGAGCTTGCGGGCTCTCGTGGCGGAGGTGTGGTTGGAGAAACCCCTCTACGACGGTGCCGAGAAGAGCTTCTACGAGAACATGTTCGACGGCCCCCCGCCAGAAAAAGCcgagcagcggcagcagcgccGCTGCCCCGAGGCCTCGAAGGACCCCCGGGAGGACGGGAAGAACCCTGGCGCTGGGCAAAAAGAGGGCGCCGAGCACCCGGAGGCCGCCAGCAGCTCTCcgcccccctcctccttcttcctgcACGAGGACAGCGAGGCCGTGTGGCTCAGCAAGCCGACGTACGACCGTGCCGAGTCGCGGCACTACGCGGCCGAGGCTCTGAAAGCCTCAAGAGAGGGCGTGGAGGGGCCCCAAGCCCCGCTAGGAAAACCCTCCCGGCCAGCTGCTAAAGCTTCGACTACCCCCGCGCCAGGAACAAAGTAG
- the TIGD5 gene encoding LOW QUALITY PROTEIN: tigger transposable element-derived protein 5 (The sequence of the model RefSeq protein was modified relative to this genomic sequence to represent the inferred CDS: inserted 2 bases in 2 codons; deleted 4 bases in 3 codons), with amino-acid sequence MALRRAYSIKDQAASHRAGEEGERQASVCRAFGXPGGTLRGWLKDEAKLRWFLEQLGGEVGTQRKKMRLANEEEIDRAVYAWFLALRQHGVPLSGPLIQAQAEAFARQIYGPECTFKASHGWFWRWQKRHGISSQRIYGEGGLPAAAEHERAPAARPEPPPPTPATDAGGYGDEQIYNANVTGLYWKLLPGRRRGGPAPRQRVTVLLAANLTGSHKLKPLVVGGLRDPPSLRHHNQDKFPACYRYSPEAXLGPALLRAWFFEDFVPGVKRYLRRSCLQQKAVLLLSSPTPPAGGGPEELPQLQTPDGSIRALFLSKGPAGTARPEGVARIPAPLEQGVVSAFKQLYKRELLRLAVSWAAGGGSAGGPVDFVRSFLLKDMLYLAGLSWDLIPAGAIEKCWLLGLRAAFEPQPGEEERGDRPAGEEGGGDSKVFSDLTHLAALAYKRLAPKEVADWLHLDDTAPGTGEDDGDEDAEEEGSGGCGVEEEEEEEEEEEEAGPPLLPTAREAIRGLETALRWLEGQDPRQVGPLKLVQLRSLISMAQRLHRAGSPDP; translated from the exons ATGGCGCTGAGGCGGGCGTACTCCATCAAGGACCAAGCTGCAAGCCATCGAGCGGGTGAAGAAGGCGAGCGGCAGGCGTCGGTGTGCCGGGCTTTCG TGCCGGGGGGGACGCTGCGGGGTTGGTTGAAGGACGAGGCGAAGCTGCGCTGGttcctggagcagctggggggggaggtgggCACCCAACGCAAGAAGATGAGGTTGGCCAACGAGGAGGAGATCGACCGAGCCGTCTACGCTTGGTTCCTCGCCCTCCGGCAGCACGGCGTCCCCCTCTCCGGGCCCCTCATCCAAGCCCAAGCCGAGGCTTTCGCCCGGCAGATCTACGGCCCCGAGTGCACCTTCAAGGCCAGCCACGGCTGGTTCTGGCGCTGGCAGAAGCGCCACGGCATCTCCAGCCAACGCATCTACGGCGAGGgcggcctccccgccgccgccgagcaCGAGCgggcgcccgccgcccgccccgagcccccgcCGCCGACCCCGGCCACCGACGCCGGGGGCTACGGCGATGAGCAGATCTACAACGCCAACGTCACCGGGCTCTACTGGAAGCTGCTGCCCGGcaggcggcgcggcggc ccggctCCTCGCCAACGGGTCACCGTGCTGCTGGCCGCCAACTTGACCGGCTCCCACAAGCTCAAGCCTTTGGTGGTCGGCGGCCTCCGCGACCCCCCCAGCCTCCGCCACCACAACCAGGACAAATTCCCCGCTTGCTATCGCTACAGCCCCGAGG GGTTGGGGCCGGCTCTCCTCAGGGCTTGGTTCTTCGAGGACTTCGTGCCGGGCGTCAAACGCTACCTGCGgcggagctgcctgcagcagaaggccgtgctgctgctcagctccccaACGCCGCCCgccgggggcggccccgaggagctcccccagctgcagacTCCCGACGGCTCCATCCGCGCCCTCTTCCTCTCCAAGGGCCCGGCCGGG ACGGCTCGGCCGGAGGGGGTGGCCCGAATCCCGGCCCCGCTGGAGCAAGGGGTGGTGTCCGCCTTCAAGCAGCTCTACAAACGGGAGCTGCTGCGCTTGGCCGTCTCGTGG GCGGCCGGGGGCGGCAGCGCCGGGGGCCCCGTGGACTTCGTGCGGTCCTTCCTCCTCAAGGACATGCTCTACTTGGCCGGCCTCTCCTGGGACCTCATCCCCGCCGGCGCCATCGAgaagtgctggctgctggggctgcgcgCCGCCTTCGAGCCCCAGCCTGGGGAGGAAGAGCGAGGAGACCGGCCGGCCGGGGAGGAAGGCGGCGGGGACAGCAAAGTCTTCAGCGACCTGACCCACCTGGCCGCGTTGGCCTACAAGCGCCTGGCTCCCAAGGAGGTGGCCGACTGGCTGCACTTGGATGACACGGCCCCGGGTACGGGGGAGGACGATGGGGATGAGGACGCCGAGGAGGAAGGCTCCGGAGGCtgtggggtggaggaggaggaggaggaggaggaggaggaagaagaagcg GGCCCCCCGTTGCTGCCCACGGCCCGGGAAGCCATCCGAGGGCTGGAGACGGCGCTGCGCTGGCTGGAGGGCCAGGACCCGCGGCAAGTGGGGCCGCTGAAGCTGGTGCAGCTCCGCTCCCTCATCAGCATGGCCCAGCGGCTGCACCGCGCCGGCAGCCCCGATCCCTAG
- the PYCR3 gene encoding pyrroline-5-carboxylate reductase 3 isoform X1 produces the protein MEAAELRVGFVGAGRMAGGMARGLLRAGKVPASSILASAPSDRNLDAWRDLGCRTTHCNLEVLQESTLVFLATKPHILPGVLQEIRPAVGPHHVVVSLAAGVTLQKLQRLLPAGTKVLRLMPNLPCVVQAGAMVFARGSGASDEDAALLQNLLTSCGLCEEVPESYINIHTGLSGSGVAYVYLFAEALAEGAVKMGMPGGLASRIAAQTLLGAAKMMLETGEHPAKLRGDVCTPGGTTVHALHQLEKGALRATVMNAVEAATKRACDVGED, from the exons ATGGAGGCGGCGGAGCTGCGGGTGGGCTTCGTGGGCGCGGGGCGCATGGCGGGGGGCATGGCCAGGGGGCTGCTGCGGGCAG GGAAGgtgccagccagcagcatcctggccaGCGCGCCCTCGGACAGGAACCTGGACGCCTGGCGG GATTTGGGCTGCCGGACCACGCACTGCAacctggaggtgctgcaggagagcacCCTGGTCTTCCTGGCCACCAAGCCCCACATCCTGCCGGGCGTCCTGCAGGAGATCCGGCCCGCCGTCGGGCCCCACCACGTCGTCGTCTCGCTGGCGGCCGGCGTCACCCTCCAGAAGCTGCAGCGG ctgctccccgcCGGGACCAAGGTGCTGCGGCTCATGCCCAACCTGCCGTGCGTGGTGCAGGCGGGGGCCATGGTGTTCgcccggggcagcggggccagcGACGAGGATGCCGCCCTGCTCCAGAACCTCCTGACCTCCTGCGGGCTCTGCGAGGAGGTGCCCGAGTCCTACATCAACATCCACACCGGCCTCAGCGGCAGCGGGGTCGCCTAC GTGTACCTCTTTGCCGAAGCCCTGGCCGAGGGGGCCGTGAAGATGGGGATGCCGGGAGGCTTGGCCAGCAGGATCGCGGCCCAGACGCTGCTG GGCGCGGCAAAGATGATGCTGGAGACGGGGGAGCACCCGGCCAAGCTGCGCGGGGACGTCTGCACGCCCGGCGGCACCACCGTCCACGCGCTGCACCAGCTGGAGAAGGGCGCGCTGCGCGCCACCGTCATGAACGCCGTGGAGGCTGCCACCAAGCGAGCCTGCGACGTGGGCGAGGACTAG
- the PYCR3 gene encoding pyrroline-5-carboxylate reductase 3 isoform X3, producing MEAAELRVGFVGAGRMAGGMARGLLRAGKVPASSILASAPSDRNLDAWREIRPAVGPHHVVVSLAAGVTLQKLQRLLPAGTKVLRLMPNLPCVVQAGAMVFARGSGASDEDAALLQNLLTSCGLCEEVPESYINIHTGLSGSGVAYVYLFAEALAEGAVKMGMPGGLASRIAAQTLLGAAKMMLETGEHPAKLRGDVCTPGGTTVHALHQLEKGALRATVMNAVEAATKRACDVGED from the exons ATGGAGGCGGCGGAGCTGCGGGTGGGCTTCGTGGGCGCGGGGCGCATGGCGGGGGGCATGGCCAGGGGGCTGCTGCGGGCAG GGAAGgtgccagccagcagcatcctggccaGCGCGCCCTCGGACAGGAACCTGGACGCCTGGCGG GAGATCCGGCCCGCCGTCGGGCCCCACCACGTCGTCGTCTCGCTGGCGGCCGGCGTCACCCTCCAGAAGCTGCAGCGG ctgctccccgcCGGGACCAAGGTGCTGCGGCTCATGCCCAACCTGCCGTGCGTGGTGCAGGCGGGGGCCATGGTGTTCgcccggggcagcggggccagcGACGAGGATGCCGCCCTGCTCCAGAACCTCCTGACCTCCTGCGGGCTCTGCGAGGAGGTGCCCGAGTCCTACATCAACATCCACACCGGCCTCAGCGGCAGCGGGGTCGCCTAC GTGTACCTCTTTGCCGAAGCCCTGGCCGAGGGGGCCGTGAAGATGGGGATGCCGGGAGGCTTGGCCAGCAGGATCGCGGCCCAGACGCTGCTG GGCGCGGCAAAGATGATGCTGGAGACGGGGGAGCACCCGGCCAAGCTGCGCGGGGACGTCTGCACGCCCGGCGGCACCACCGTCCACGCGCTGCACCAGCTGGAGAAGGGCGCGCTGCGCGCCACCGTCATGAACGCCGTGGAGGCTGCCACCAAGCGAGCCTGCGACGTGGGCGAGGACTAG
- the PYCR3 gene encoding pyrroline-5-carboxylate reductase 3 isoform X2 — translation MEAAELRVGFVGAGRMAGGMARGLLRAGKVPASSILASAPSDRNLDAWRDLGCRTTHCNLEVLQESTLVFLATKPHILPGVLQEIRPAVGPHHVVVSLAAGVTLQKLQRAGAMVFARGSGASDEDAALLQNLLTSCGLCEEVPESYINIHTGLSGSGVAYVYLFAEALAEGAVKMGMPGGLASRIAAQTLLGAAKMMLETGEHPAKLRGDVCTPGGTTVHALHQLEKGALRATVMNAVEAATKRACDVGED, via the exons ATGGAGGCGGCGGAGCTGCGGGTGGGCTTCGTGGGCGCGGGGCGCATGGCGGGGGGCATGGCCAGGGGGCTGCTGCGGGCAG GGAAGgtgccagccagcagcatcctggccaGCGCGCCCTCGGACAGGAACCTGGACGCCTGGCGG GATTTGGGCTGCCGGACCACGCACTGCAacctggaggtgctgcaggagagcacCCTGGTCTTCCTGGCCACCAAGCCCCACATCCTGCCGGGCGTCCTGCAGGAGATCCGGCCCGCCGTCGGGCCCCACCACGTCGTCGTCTCGCTGGCGGCCGGCGTCACCCTCCAGAAGCTGCAGCGG GCGGGGGCCATGGTGTTCgcccggggcagcggggccagcGACGAGGATGCCGCCCTGCTCCAGAACCTCCTGACCTCCTGCGGGCTCTGCGAGGAGGTGCCCGAGTCCTACATCAACATCCACACCGGCCTCAGCGGCAGCGGGGTCGCCTAC GTGTACCTCTTTGCCGAAGCCCTGGCCGAGGGGGCCGTGAAGATGGGGATGCCGGGAGGCTTGGCCAGCAGGATCGCGGCCCAGACGCTGCTG GGCGCGGCAAAGATGATGCTGGAGACGGGGGAGCACCCGGCCAAGCTGCGCGGGGACGTCTGCACGCCCGGCGGCACCACCGTCCACGCGCTGCACCAGCTGGAGAAGGGCGCGCTGCGCGCCACCGTCATGAACGCCGTGGAGGCTGCCACCAAGCGAGCCTGCGACGTGGGCGAGGACTAG
- the PYCR3 gene encoding pyrroline-5-carboxylate reductase 3 isoform X4 — MEAAELRVGFVGAGRMAGGMARGLLRAGKVPASSILASAPSDRNLDAWREIRPAVGPHHVVVSLAAGVTLQKLQRAGAMVFARGSGASDEDAALLQNLLTSCGLCEEVPESYINIHTGLSGSGVAYVYLFAEALAEGAVKMGMPGGLASRIAAQTLLGAAKMMLETGEHPAKLRGDVCTPGGTTVHALHQLEKGALRATVMNAVEAATKRACDVGED; from the exons ATGGAGGCGGCGGAGCTGCGGGTGGGCTTCGTGGGCGCGGGGCGCATGGCGGGGGGCATGGCCAGGGGGCTGCTGCGGGCAG GGAAGgtgccagccagcagcatcctggccaGCGCGCCCTCGGACAGGAACCTGGACGCCTGGCGG GAGATCCGGCCCGCCGTCGGGCCCCACCACGTCGTCGTCTCGCTGGCGGCCGGCGTCACCCTCCAGAAGCTGCAGCGG GCGGGGGCCATGGTGTTCgcccggggcagcggggccagcGACGAGGATGCCGCCCTGCTCCAGAACCTCCTGACCTCCTGCGGGCTCTGCGAGGAGGTGCCCGAGTCCTACATCAACATCCACACCGGCCTCAGCGGCAGCGGGGTCGCCTAC GTGTACCTCTTTGCCGAAGCCCTGGCCGAGGGGGCCGTGAAGATGGGGATGCCGGGAGGCTTGGCCAGCAGGATCGCGGCCCAGACGCTGCTG GGCGCGGCAAAGATGATGCTGGAGACGGGGGAGCACCCGGCCAAGCTGCGCGGGGACGTCTGCACGCCCGGCGGCACCACCGTCCACGCGCTGCACCAGCTGGAGAAGGGCGCGCTGCGCGCCACCGTCATGAACGCCGTGGAGGCTGCCACCAAGCGAGCCTGCGACGTGGGCGAGGACTAG
- the LOC118257914 gene encoding protein brambleberry-like — protein sequence MTTGDERFQAEGAQWELSPLDSCHRQVVARLRSSCADLSEEEVAKLGVALFNCQAGAEGRRTYPCTPEMPLASCTAAMDPDTWSAYHVVSNRARAVCYAARQLGFRRRAEHAVAAAASDQLDAVRALKEGHEGLRRAALSGQRVLEEQQERLAGQQGGMEASIRRGLRQRALEERLVDGGQRRVARLVEGVARSVGNISRSLAAQAEGLRDGRRAILADLRRVQERARDVSAQLESDLASLLAQRSRAARYFEEVAGTLQRLNRSLGLVLAAAEGVRSVQSGVEGHLRRFHAALAWAGLSPGAVPTCVLHGSYFLLLALLLAFLQAPAPPRALLLLLVGSSALGELRGAGPIGFPALAALLGLAVAGHWVLAAARRIARLMLHQAEPRHHLTSTPERGCKMGLLQEELDRMEMSCLQEPSCLEQPPVTVGDPHAAGRTSLAPGGWRTKLSLAASPGHPVPRRTSCGVMLEPSHGAGQRWEPKPYSRCQSLASSNASSLSPRSPCRGLTRAGQRCRKRAVPGQDFCHLHADGSPRL from the exons ATGACGACGGGCGACGAGCGCTTCCAGGCCGAGGGGGCGCAGTGGGAGCTGTCGCCCCTGGACTCCTGCCACCGCCAG GTCGTGGCGCGGCTCCGCTCGTCCTGCGCCGACCTGAGCGAGGAGGAGGTGGCCAAGCTGGGGGTGGCCCTGTTCAACTGCCAGGCCGGCGCCGAGGGCCGCCGCACCTACCCCTGCACCCCGGAGATG CCGCTGGCGAGCTGCACGGCCGCCATGGACCCCGACACCTGGAGCGCCTACCACGTCGTCTCGAACCGCGCCCGCGCCGTCTGCTACGCCGCCCGGCAGCTGGGATTCCGCCGCCGCGCCGAGCACGCcgtggccgccgccgcctccgaCCAGCTCGACGCCGTGCGGGCGCTCAAG GAGGGGCACGAGGGGTTGCGGCGGGCGGCGCTGAGCGGGCAGAGGgtgctggaagagcagcaggagcgCCTCGCGGGGCAGCAGGGCGGGATGGAGGCTTCCATCCGCCGCGGCTTGCGGCAGCGGGCGCTGGAGGAGCGGCTCGTCGACGGCGGGCAGCGCCGGGTGGCCCGGCTCGTGGAGGGAGTCGCACGCAGCGTGG GGAACATCAGCAGGAGCCTGGCAGCGCAGGCCGAGGGGCTGCGGGACGGGCGGCGAGCCATCCTGGCCGACCTCCGCCGCGTGCAGGAAAGAGCTCGGGACGTCTCCGCCCAGCTAG AGAGCGACCTGGCCTCGCTGCTGGCCCAGCGGAGCCGCGCGGCCCGGTACTTCGAGGAGGTGGCGGGGACGCTGCAGCGCCTCAACCGGAgcctggggctggtgctggcggCCGCCGAGGGCGTGCGGAGCGTGCAGAGCGGCGTGGAGGGCCACCTGCGGCGCTTCCACGCCGCCCTCGCTTGGGCCG GGCTGAGCCCCGGCGCCGTCCCCACCTGCGTCCTGCACGGCTCCTACtttctgctgctggccctgctgctggccttcctGCAGgcgcccgcgccgccccgcgccctcctcctcctcctcgtcggCTCCAGCGCCCTCGGCGAGCTCCGTGGCGCTGGACCCATCGGCTTCCCGGCCCTCGCCGCTCTCCTGGGCCTGGCTGTGGCAG GGCACTGGGTGCTGGCGGCTGCCCGCCGCATTGCTCGGCTGATGCTCCACCAGGCTGAGCCTCGCCATCACCTCACCTCCACCCCAGAAAG GGGCTGCAAAATGGGGCTgttgcaggaggagctggacaGGATGGAGATGAGCTGCCTGCAAG AGCCCTCGTGCCTGGAGCAGCCCCCAGTGACGGTTGGGGACCCCCACGCAGCAGGGAGGACATCGCTGGCCCCCGGCGGCTGGAGGACAAAGCTGAGCTTGGCCGCTTCGCCCGGGCACCCCGTCCCCAGAAGGACCTCGTGTGGG GTGATGCTGGAACCAAGTCACGGAGCTGGGCAGCGCTGGGAGCCCAAACCCTACAGCCGGTGCCAGTCCCTGGCCAGCAGCAACGC GTCCTCGCTGTCCCCACGGTCCCCGTGCCGGGGGCTCACCAGGGCTGGGCAGCGGTGTCGGAAGAGAGCTGTCCCCGGGCAGGACTTCTGCCACCTCCACGCCGATGGGTCCCCACGCCTCTGa
- the GFUS gene encoding GDP-L-fucose synthase has protein sequence MPAPHPPPPPTPVPAPAADSISRGAERRRPVTAKEARPGRAEPSRARAGAMTEAAGPKSKRILVTGGTGLVGRAIQKVVADGEGRPDEEWVFVSSKDADLTSAAETKALFEKHKPTHVVHLAAMVGGLFKNIRCNLDFWRRNVHINDNVLHSAYECGVQKVVSCLSTCIFPDKTTYPIDETMIHNGPPHSSNFGYSYAKRMIDVQNRGYFEQHGCRFTAVIPTNIFGPHDNFNIEDGHVLPGLIHKVYLAKQTGSALTVWGTGKPRRQFIYSLDLARLFLWVLREYEEVEPIILSVGEEDEVSIKEAANAIVEAMDFRGELIFDTTKADGQFKKTASNAKLRRYLPGFQFTPFRQAVQETCAWFRANYASARK, from the exons ATGCCggctccccacccccccccccccccaaccccggtgcccgcccccgccgcggaCTCCATTTCCCGAGGAGCCGAGCGGCGGCGCCCGGTGACGGCCAAGGAAGCgcggccgggccgagccgagccgagccgagccag ggctggggccaTGACGGAGGCGGCGGGGCCAAAGTCCAAGCGCATCCTGGTGACGGGTGGCACCGGCTTGGTGGGCAGAGCCATCCAGAAGGTGGTGGCTGATGGAGAGGGGCGGCCGGACGAGGAGTGGGTCTTCGTGTCGTCCAAAGACGCCGACTTAAC GAGCGCTGCAGAGACCAAAGCCCTCTTCGAGAAGCACAAACCCACCCACGTCGTCCACCTGGCTGCCATGGTTGGGGGCCTCTTCAAAAACATCCGCTGCAACCTGGATTTCTGG AGGAGAAACGTCCACATCAACGACAACGTCCTGCACTCGGCCTACGAGTGCGGGGTGCAGAAAGTGGTCTCCTGCCTCTCCACCTGCATCTTCCCGGACAAGACGACGTACCCCATCGATGAGACCATG ATTCACAACGGGCCACCCCACAGCTCCAACTTCGGCTACTCCTATGCCAAGAGGATGATCGACGTCCAGAATAG GGGCTATTTCGAGCAGCACGGCTGCCGCTTCACCGCCGTCATCCCCACCAACATCTTCGGGCCGCACGACAACTTCAACATCGAGGACGGCCACGTGCTGCCGGGGCTCATCCACAAGGTGTACCTGGCCAAAC AGACCGGCTCTGCTCTGACCGTCTGGGGCACCGGCAAGCCCCGGAGGCAGTTCATCTACTCTCTG GATCTGGCCCGGCTCTTCCTTTGGGTCCTGCGGGAATACGAGGAGGTGGAGCCCATCATCTTGTCAG TGGGCGAAGAAGATGAAGTCTCCATCAAGGAGGCGGCGAATGCGATCGTGGAGGCCATGGACTTCAGGGGAGAGCTCATC TTTGACACCACCAAGGCGGACGGGCAGTTCAAGAAGACGGCCAGCAACGCCAAGCTCCGGCGCTACCTCCCCGGCTTCCAGTTCACCCCCTTCAGACAAG ccgTGCAGGAGACCTGCGCCTGGTTCCGCGCCAACTACGCCAGCGCTAGGAAGTGA
- the LOC118257940 gene encoding feather keratin 1-like: MQEQLLQMLSCAKALSPRGHSRTSIKAGPAPLTLTQSSRRLLPPGTLHTTDMSCYDICRPCGPTPLANSCNEPCVRQCEDSRVVIQPPAVLVTLPGPILSSFPQNTAVGSSASAAVGSNLSAQGVPISSGGFGGFGLGGFGFGGLGCFSGGRACYPC; this comes from the exons ATGCAAGAGCAGCTCTTGCAAATGCTGTCATGCGCAAAGGCTCTCTCGCCCCGCGGGCACTCAAGGACCAGCATAAAAGCCGGCCCTGCGCCTCTCACACTCACACAATCCTCCCGACGCCTTCTCCC TCCAGGGACCCTCCACACCACAGACATGTCCTGCTACGACATCTGCCGCCCCTGCGGACCCACCCCGCTGGCTAACAGCTGCAACGAGCCCTGTGTCAGGCAGTGCGAGGACTCCCGCGTTGTCATCCAGCCTCCTGCCGTGCTGGTCACCCTGCCAGgacccatcctcagctccttcccccagaacaCCGCCGTTGGATCCTCCGCATCAGCTGCCGTGGGCAGCAACCTCAGCGCCCAGGGAGTGCCCATCTCCTCCGGGGGATTCGGAGGCTTTGGCCTGGGAGGCTTTGGCTTCGGAGGCCTTGGCTGCTTCAGTGGCGGAAGAGCCTGCTACCCCTGCTAA
- the LOC118257941 gene encoding uncharacterized protein LOC118257941 has translation MTSLHNNPPLSCFGRVCRLPANALAMQIHPKSHPHLKAAAKATETHAQQEKRTRERCGNDNMPHLITCQALACKSSSRQMLSCAKALLPRGHSRTSIKAGPATRTLTQSSRRLLPPGTLHTTDMSCYDICRPCGPTPLANSCNEPCVRQCEDSRVVIQPPAVLVTLPGPILSSFPQNTAVGSSASAAVGSNLSAQGVPISSGGFGGFGLGGFGFGGLGCINGGRACYPC, from the exons ATGACCTCACTTCATAACAACCCACCTCTCTCATGCTTTGGCCGCGTCTGCCGACTGCCCGCAAACGCACTTGCCATGCAAATCCATCCAAAGAGCCACCCTCACTTAAAAGCTGCCGCCAAGGCCACAGAGACACATGCTcaacaggagaaaagaacaCGAGAGCGTTGTGGAAATGACAACATGCCCCACCTCATTACTTGCCAGGCTTTAGCATGTAAGAGCAGCTCACGCCAAATGCTGTCATGCGCAAAGGCTCTCTTGCCCCGCGGGCACTCACGGACCAGCATAAAAGCCGGCCCTGCGACTCGCACCCTCACACAATCCTCCCGACGCCTTCTCCC TCCAGGGACCCTCCACACCACAGACATGTCCTGCTACGACATCTGCCGCCCCTGCGGACCCACCCCGCTGGCTAACAGCTGCAACGAGCCCTGTGTCAGGCAGTGCGAGGACTCCCGCGTCGTCATCCAGCCTCCTGCCGTGCTGGTCACCCTGCCAGgacccatcctcagctccttcccccagaacaCCGCCGTTGGATCCTCCGCATCAGCTGCCGTGGGCAGCAACCTTAGCGCCCAGGGAGTGCCCATCTCCTCCGGGGGATTCGGAGGCTTTGGCCTTGGAGGCTTTGGCTTCGGAGGTCTTGGCTGCATCAACGGCGGAAGAGCCTGCTACCCCTGCTAA